From Thermoflexus hugenholtzii JAD2:
AAGGGCCCGATGCTCTCCCGCAGCCACCGCCCCAGGATCATGTTGGTGGCCCAGGTGAACGTGGCCAGGTTCACCAGCAACCCTCCCGTCACCCAGGGAGGGAACGCCACCCGGATCCTCGCCGTCGCCTTCATCGGTCCTCTTCGCTCACGCTTCGGTTTCCCCCAGCTCCCGGAAGGATCGGTCCACGTAAGGCAGGGCGAAGCCGCCGGCGCCCAACCCGAACAGGACCCCGCTGATCCAGCGCATCCAGGAGTTGAAGGAGCCCAGGGCGTCGCCGACGTAGAACCATTCGGGCAGCCTCCCGCCCGTCAGGGCGACCAGCCAGGCGTTGTCATAGCGGAAGCCCCGCTCGCCGATCCCATACAGCAGGTCGTTGATCAGATGGGAGGTCCCATCCAGGGCGATGGGCAGGGTGAGGAGGAAGAGGGCCCACCACGGCAGCGGCCGCCAGCGGCGCCCGCTCAGGGCGAAGAGGAGGGCGGCCAGCCAGAAGCTGGTGTAGGTCGAGATCATGCGGTCCGACCAGGCGACCTTGTAACCGAAGACCGGGTCCCCGATGAAGGCGCGCAGCTGGAGGGGATCCTCGTAGGGCCAGACCTGTCGGAGCTCCGAGAGGGAATACATCGGTTTGAGTCCGAAGAGGAAGAGGGAGCGCTGGGGGAGCTGATGGCAGAAGAGGCTGTAGAAGGCATACAGCCATCGCGCGGGGGTCTCCCAGCCCAGGTGCATCAGGATGGGGGCGAGCCAGGGGAGCCCCACGAAGAGGCCGTAGAGGAGGACGAAGGCCCAGATCCATTCCCGGGCCAGCCAGCGGCTCCGGCGACTGGCTCGATCCGGCGCGGCCGCGGTGAGAGGGGATGACGCGGGGGAGGACATCAGCGTCTCTCCTTTCCCTGGATCCGCCCGGCAACGCCGCCGGGTCTTCTTCATCCTACTGCGCAGCCCGGCGTCGTGCAACACGGGGGTCTCCGGCAGGATTGCCGGAGGGCGCTCGCGGGCCTAAGATCGAAGCCCAAGAAATGATTCCACGGGAGGAGATGTCCATGCGCGCGCCGTTCTTCGGACCCACCTTTGAGGAGATGCGGGATCCCTCGCGCCAGCCTCCGGAGGTGCGGGCGCGGGCCCTGGCGGCACGGGAGCGCGACCCCATGGATCCATACAATCTTTTCAATATCACCTGGCGGGATCCGGAGGGACGGATCTATTACGAGGTTCTCCCCCGGGCTCTCACCGGGGTGGAGGCGCCCATCGTGGTGATCTACGCCAAGGATTTCCCCACCGGCTCGCACAAAGTCGGGGCGGCCTATTCCATCCTGATGGAGAAGGTGCTCCTGGAGGGCCTGCGGCCGGGGGAGCACGTGCTGGTGTGGCCGTCCACAGGGAACTATGGGATCGGCGGGGCCTGGGTGGGGGGACGGATGGGCTTTGAGGGGATCGTGATCCTGCCGGAGGGGATGAGCCGGGAGCGCTTCGAGCGGATCGAGGCCTATGGGGCGCGGGTGATCCGGACGCCGGGCTCGGAGAGCAACGTCAAGGAGATCTACGACAAGTGCAAGGAGCTGATGGCGGTCGACCCGCGGGTGCGGGTGCTCAATCAGTTCAGCGAGATGGGGAACTATCGGTTTCACTATTACGTCACCGGCAACACCATTGTGGACCTGGCGGCGGAGTTGGGGGAGCGGGGGATCGGGGAGGGGAAGGTGGCGGCCTTCGTCTCGGCGATGGGCTCGGCGGGGACCATCGGGGCGGGGGATCGGCTGAAGCAGGTCTGGCCGACCTGTCGGGTGGTGGGCGTGGAGCCCATCCAGTGCCCCACCCTGTATCTGAACGGGTATGGGGTTCACGACATCCAGGGGATCGGGGACAAGCATGTGACGTGGATCCATCACGTGATGAACATGGATGCGTTGGTGTGCGTGGATGATCTATCGTGCAAGAAGGGGTTGCAGTTATTGGCGGAGGAGGTGGGGTGGAAGGTGCTGATGCGCTGGGGGGTTTCGGAGGGGCAGGTGATGCGGCTGTCGCAGATGTTCGGCATCAGTGGGATCGCCAACGTATTGGGGGCGATCAAAGCGGCGAAGTTTTACCGGTTCGGGCCGAAGGACGTCATCGTGACCGTGGCCACGGACGGGGTGGATCGGTATCGGTCGGTGTTGGCGGAGCTCACCCGGCAGTGTGGGCCGATGGACGAGGTGGAGGCCACGGTGCGATTGGTGCACATCTTCCATGGGCAGGGGCTGGACTGGATCCAGGAGGGGACGCAGGAGAACCGGCGGCGGTGGCACAACCTGAAGTATTTCACGTGGGTGGAGCAACAGGGCAAGACGGTGGAGGAGCTGGACGCGCAGCTGGATCCGGAGTGGTGGGAGCGGGAGCAGGCGCGGATCCCGGAGCTGGACCGACTGTGGCGGGAGGTGCGGGGCTTTTAGCCCGCCGGCCCGAGGCGCCGGATCTCGACCTTGCGTTCACCGGGCGCAGAAACCTTCCGCGGACCCCCATGGAAAATCCGGCCACCGGGGGTCCGCGGAAGGTTTGTTTAATGAGCCTTTAGAATCCACCATTCTTCTCCCATTCAGGAAGATGATGGTTTGATTTATGCCCGAAACGAGATATTTAGATGAGCAAGATGCCTTTCTTCGGAAAAGGCTTCCGCGGACCCCCCTTCGTCCTCTGGCGCATGGAGGAACCCGAACCCCTTGACAACCAACGCGTCCTGTGTTATATTCATGGCGAACTGGATGCAGGAAAGGGTAGCTCTCTCTCTTCTCCCTCTCACCGCCTGAAATCGCAGGGCCTCAATCGAACCAGCGTGGGATTGAAACAAAGGCCAGTTCTCCCTTGTCGCGATAAAAGGCGGGGCCTCAATCGAACCAGCGTGGGATTGAAACCGTGATCCATCAAGGTCCACTTCTGGGCGGAAAAGCGCCTCAATCGAACCAGCGTGGGATTGAAACTTTGCTGCGCGCTGTTGCCGCGTAGTCGTGCGACCCGCCTCAATCGAACCAGCGTGGGATTGAAACACCGCTGTGGGGGTCCGGGGGGCGAAGCCCCCCGGGGGCCTCAATCGAACCAGCGTGGGATTGAAACGACGGCAATGGCCGCAAATAGAGAACCACCTTGGGGAGCCTCAATCGAACCAGCGTGGGATTGAAACCAGAGCAGCAAGCATCCATCTCGACCAACTTCCACCCGCCTCAATCGAACCAGCGTGGGATTGAAACCATGGCCGTCTGAAATGCGGCGCGCTGCGCGATGTTGGCCTCAATCGAACCAGCGTGGGATTGAAACTTGCCTCCTCCTTGCGAGGTCTGGAACAAACAAAGCCGCCTCAATCGAACCAGCGTGGGATTGAAACTACAGCTCTGGGTGAGCGTCCAGAACCACCACATGCCGGCCTCAATCGAACCAGCGTGGGATTGAAACCG
This genomic window contains:
- a CDS encoding DUF2085 domain-containing protein, with translation MSSPASSPLTAAAPDRASRRSRWLAREWIWAFVLLYGLFVGLPWLAPILMHLGWETPARWLYAFYSLFCHQLPQRSLFLFGLKPMYSLSELRQVWPYEDPLQLRAFIGDPVFGYKVAWSDRMISTYTSFWLAALLFALSGRRWRPLPWWALFLLTLPIALDGTSHLINDLLYGIGERGFRYDNAWLVALTGGRLPEWFYVGDALGSFNSWMRWISGVLFGLGAGGFALPYVDRSFRELGETEA
- a CDS encoding PLP-dependent cysteine synthase family protein → MRAPFFGPTFEEMRDPSRQPPEVRARALAARERDPMDPYNLFNITWRDPEGRIYYEVLPRALTGVEAPIVVIYAKDFPTGSHKVGAAYSILMEKVLLEGLRPGEHVLVWPSTGNYGIGGAWVGGRMGFEGIVILPEGMSRERFERIEAYGARVIRTPGSESNVKEIYDKCKELMAVDPRVRVLNQFSEMGNYRFHYYVTGNTIVDLAAELGERGIGEGKVAAFVSAMGSAGTIGAGDRLKQVWPTCRVVGVEPIQCPTLYLNGYGVHDIQGIGDKHVTWIHHVMNMDALVCVDDLSCKKGLQLLAEEVGWKVLMRWGVSEGQVMRLSQMFGISGIANVLGAIKAAKFYRFGPKDVIVTVATDGVDRYRSVLAELTRQCGPMDEVEATVRLVHIFHGQGLDWIQEGTQENRRRWHNLKYFTWVEQQGKTVEELDAQLDPEWWEREQARIPELDRLWREVRGF